From one Triticum urartu cultivar G1812 chromosome 3, Tu2.1, whole genome shotgun sequence genomic stretch:
- the LOC125549068 gene encoding 3-ketoacyl-CoA synthase 5-like yields the protein MSSSEIRKHLKYVYKLVVDNFLAMITIPIAATTVVVAGRLEPDEIVGRLQALTPAHLFLFGFLPVSALTMYLISRPRKVYLIDYACFHGTHHYRVPFASFVEHTRQMPTFNEKSIRFMSRLLESSGLGDETCAPAPTHYIPAHEYCTLEAAREEAELVVFSAMDELFSKTNVSLDTIDILVVNCSCFNPTPSFTDMIVNKYKLRGDIRSVHLSGMGCSAGLISVELARNLLRVSPQGARALVVSTETLSPHLYAGNERPMLLPYCLFRMGGAAVLLSTSAANARFRLTSTVRTTTAADDKSYRSIYQEEDGKGNKGAGLSMDLIAVAGRTLKSNITAIAPIVLPISEQLFFAMSFVAQKLSSGRVRLYVPNFLTAFEHFCIHAGGSAVIDEVQRSLGLTDKHVEPSRMTLHRFGNISSSSVWYELAYVEAKGRMHEGDRIWMIGFGSGFKCNSAVWECIVPAPNSNGPWAGCIHRYPVQIKSPKARPRQ from the coding sequence ATGAGTTCATCAGAAATTCGCAAGCACCTCAAATATGTCTACAAGCTGGTCGTAGACAACTTCCTAGCCATGATCACCATACCAATAGCCGCAACCACTGTGGTTGTGGCGGGAAGGCTCGAGCCCGATGAGATCGTGGGTCGGCTCCAAGCCCTTACTCCGGCGCACCTCTTCTTGTTTGGTTTCCTCCCTGTCTCTGCACTCACCATGTATCTAATATCGCGACCACGGAAGGTGTACCTCATCGACTACGCCTGCTTCCATGGCACTCATCATTACCGCGTCCCATTTGCCTCATTCGTGGAGCACACACGCCAAATGCCAACATTCAATGAGAAGAGCATTCGATTCATGTCACGTCTTCTCGAGAGCTCAGGCCTCGGGGACGAGACTTGTGCGCCCGCACCAACCCACTACATTCCAGCGCACGAGTATTGCACACTGGAGGCCGCCCGCGAGGAGGCTGAGCTCGTGGTCTTCTCAGCCATGGACGAGCTGTTTTCCAAGACGAACGTCTCTCTTGACACCATCGACATACTCGTCGTCAACTGCAGCTGCTTCAACCCCACGCCATCCTTCACCGACATGATCGTAAACAAGTACAAGCTGCGAGGCGACATCCGCAGCGTGCACCTATCTGGGATGGGGTGCAGCGCCGGGCTAATATCGGTAGAGCTCGCGAGGAACCTCCTGCGGGTGTCACCCCAAGGGGCACGTGCGTTGGTCGTGTCTACGGAGACCCTGTCGCCCCACCTCTATGCCGGGAACGAGCGGCCCATGCTGCTGCCGTACTGCCTGTTCCGCATGGGCGGGGCGGCCGTGCTGCTGTCCACGTCCGCCGCCAATGCCCGATTCCGGCTCACGTCCACCGTGCGTACGACCACCGCGGCGGATGATAAGTCATACCGGTCCATATACCAGGAGGAGGATGGCAAGGGGAACAAGGGTGCCGGTCTCTCCATGGACCTTATCGCTGTCGCAGGTCGCACTTTGAAATCCAACATCACCGCCATTGCACCCATCGTGCTCCCAATCTCCGAGCAACTTTTCTTTGCAATGTCTTTCGTGGCACAAAAACTATCCAGCGGGCGTGTTAGGTTGTACGTCCCCAACTTCCTCACAGCTTTTGAGCATTTCTGCATACACGCTGGTGGGTCTGCGGTTATCGACGAGGTTCAACGCAGTCTTGGCCTGACAGACAAGCATGTTGAGCCATCAAGAATGACGCTGCACCGCTTCGGAAACATATCCAGCAGTTCAGTTTGGTATGAGCTAGCATATGTCGAGGCCAAGGGTCGTATGCATGAGGGTGATCGCATATGGATGATCGGGTTTGGCTCCGGCTTCAAATGCAACAGTGCGGTGTGGGAGTGCATCGTCCCAGCCCCCAATAGCAATGGACCATGGGCTGGGTGCATCCACCGCTATCCAGTGCAGATTAAGTCTCCAAAAGCAAGGCCGCGGCAATAA